ATGCCACTTTCCGTCCCGCCGAGGTTCTGTCCACGTGAATCACGACGTCCAGCGCACTGGAGACCTGCAACCGCACGGCTTCGGCGCTGAGGCCTGCCAAGGCGCCGAGAGCCACCAATCGCGCCGGCACAGCCGCGGCAGTGTTGGCGTGGATCGTGCCACCGCCGCCCGTGTGGCCAGTGTTGAGTGCGGTCAGCAATTCGCGGACTTCAGCGCCACGGCATTCTCCTACGATCAGTCTGTCGGGCCGCATCCGCAGGGCTTGCCGAACCAGCTCTCCCAGGTCCAGTGCCCCTCCACCCTCTAGGTTTCCGTGTCGCGACTCCAGCGTCACTACATGCGGATGGACGGGGTTGAGTTCGGCGGCGTCCTCTATGAGCACTAAGCGCTCCGCCGGATGGCTCAACCCGAGCATGGTGGAGAGCAGGGTGGTCTTCCCTGAGCCCGTAGCACCGCTGATGAGGAAGCTCAGTTTGCACGCCATGATGGCCCGGAGAATCGACTCGACATGCTCCGGGAACATGCCACTTTTCCTCAACTCGGTGAGAGTGAATACCTCTTCCCGGCGGATACGGATGGACAGCAGGGTCCCTGCTGTCGATATGGGCGCGAGGACTGCGTGCACCCGATAGCCGCCGTTGAGTCGGACATCCACGCAGGGGGAACCGTCGTCCAATCGCCTGCCTCCGGCCGAAACCAAGCGGGTGGCCAGCGACCTGATCTGCTGCTCAGATTCGAAGTGAACAGATGCACGTTCCAAGCCATTCCCGCGGTCCAACCAGACCGAGTCGGGGCCGTTGACAAAGATGTCAGTGACGGCAGGATCCTGGGCGAGCTGCTGGAGGGGTCCCAGTCCATTCAGTTCCGCGTTGATGGTTTCCGCAGCCTCCAACGCTCCGGCGGTACCCAGTAATCTGCCGCTGGCCTGCACTGCCGCTGCGACGGTAGACGGTGTTACGGGTCCGCTCCCTGCGAGCACTGATTCCCGCACCGTCTCAAGAAGGAGAGAGTCCAGCTTGCGGCCCTGACTGCGGCGGGTTACCTCAGCGAAGCGGCTCATTGGGTGGCGCCGTTCAGCTCAAGCACAGAACTTGCGAAACGGCGGACTGGTTTCCGGCGTCCCAGTTCCAACAATCGTCCAAGTTCGGTCCCGGCCGCCACGCCGCGCATCTCAGGGAGAACGCCCAGCAGCGGCAATCCCAGTGTATCGGCGATCAGAGGCGCATCCACGGACGTGGTGCCGGTTCCGCGGACCAGGAGTCCGGCATCAACGGGCGGGAGTTCGTTGAGGACGCGCGCTGCTGCTACCGCGGATTTGAGGTGGGCCATGGTCAGCAGCAGAATCCTGTCGCAGTCCCATGCGAGCGTCCCGAGTCCCTCCCCACTGCGTCCGATGTCCACCAGGATGAGTTCGAAGCTCCGGCGTGCGGCGTCAACCACGGCAGCTACGGCGTCAGCCGCTGGAATCTGGACCGATTCGCGGGTTCCGGGCCACGACAGGTAGGCGAAGCCGCCAGCCATGGGCAGCGAATCCCGGAACTGGGACGGATCAATGCTGCCGCGGGTTTCGGCGAAGTCCGGCCACCGGAGTCCAGGAATCTCGTCAGCCGTAACTGCGAGTTCAAGACCTCCACCCCAGCGGTCACCGTCGATGAGGACGGTGCTGACGCCATGCCCGGCCGCAGCTTGGGCAAGCCAGATTGCCGTGGTGGTAGCTCCTGCCCCGCCGCTGCCTCCGATGATCCCCATGACCGCGCCTCCGGGGTCAGGGGAACCGGACATGCTGAGGTGTTCGGCCAGCCAGGCGGCGGCCTCGGGCAGGACAGCCACCCGCTCAGCCCCCAGCGCCGCGGCTAAACGCCATAACCCATCACTTTCAGAGGCTTTGCCGAGCAACACTGTGGGAGCCCTCCGCCTCGGCGGCAGCTCACGAATATCGCTGCCCACCAAAACGACATCGGCGGTATCCCACCCATGGACGGCGTCCGCCACGTCCAGAGCCGTTCTCAGGCTCCCGCCTGCAGCGGCGACTATCCGCTTGGCCTCCTCCTGAAGGTAGGGGTCGCCGGAAACGAGCAAGATCCCAACGGCATCACGTGGCACCCAGGATCCGTCCGCGTCCCCTTGAACTGCTCCCTTGGTGCTCTGCCTGTGTTGCTTGCTGCCTTGCCTATGCCGACGATCTCGCTTGCTCATGGCATCCACACTGTTCGAGTCGGCCGGGCAAGATAAGGCACGGATTCCCCTATGTGCACAACACGCGGTGCCGGCGTAGCTGTGGAGGAACAGTCGCTCCACGCCAAAGCCACGCCGCAGAGGCCACAACAACACCGGCGCATCACACCATGCCTCCGCACAGGGCAGAATGGACACCATGTATTTGCTGCTCGCCGCCCACCAGGACGGCGCAGCCATACAAAGGATCTCCCCCGCCGGAAAAGCTACCGCTGACGCCCGCGTCGTTACGCGCGGTGAGTTGCCCGGCGTCGTGCGCGACCTCGAAGTCCAGCGGCCCCGCTGGGTGTGGCACCGCGCCCAAGATTGGTGTTCCGAACTGCTGACCCATGGCATAGAGCTGGAGCGTTGCCACGACCTGGCGCTATGCGGGGCTATTCTGGCCCACTCGGAATTCACGGCCCACACGGACTATGCCAAGCATGCCGTCAAGCTCACGCAGGACGACGACTCAACACCGCCCCGTGTCCTCCAGCCACCGCCACCGCCCGCGGATCAAGGCGCGCTCTTCGAGGACCTTGCACCGTCGAATCCCAAAGCGGGGCTGGCTGAACTCAGGGAGGAATTCGCGGCCCAGCAGCATGCGGTTTCACAAGTCACAACAGAACATCAGCAAAGGCAACGCCTTCAGCTGCTCCTCGCTGCCGAATCGGCCTGCGCCATCATCGCCGTCGAGATGCAACACGCGGGCGTCCCTTGGCGCGAAGAGCTACATCAACAGATCCTTGCCGATGTCCTGGGTCCCAGGCCGCCGCTCGGGCATCGGCCACCGGCGTTGGAGGCTCTCTGCGCCGAGCTCAGGAACATCCTCAACTCCCCCAGCCTGAATCCGGACTCCCCGCAGGACCTCATGCGTGCTTTGCACCGCAACGGGATCGAGGTGAAAAGCACCCGGCAATGGGAGCTTCAGGAGTCAAAGCACCCGGCAATCCAGCCGCTGCTCGCCTACAAGAAGCTCTCCCGCCTGCACACCGCCAACGGTTGGTCCTGGTTGGACGCATGGGTCCGTGATGGCCGGTTCCATCCCGAGTATGTGGTGGGTGGGGTGGTGTCCGGCCGTTGGGCTTCGCGGGGCGGCGGGGCACTGCAGATCCCGCGCAACATCCGGGCAGCGGTCCACGCGGATCCGGGTCACAAGCTCATTGTCGCCGATGCCTCGCAGCTGGAGCCGAGGGTCCTCGTGGCACTGGCCCAGGACACGAAAATGGCAGAGGCAGCACGCGACAAGGACCTGTACGCCGGTATCGCAGCCCAAGGTTTTGGCGGTGACCGC
This genomic interval from Paenarthrobacter aurescens TC1 contains the following:
- a CDS encoding putative DNA polymerase I (identified by match to protein family HMM PF00476), which encodes MYLLLAAHQDGAAIQRISPAGKATADARVVTRGELPGVVRDLEVQRPRWVWHRAQDWCSELLTHGIELERCHDLALCGAILAHSEFTAHTDYAKHAVKLTQDDDSTPPRVLQPPPPPADQGALFEDLAPSNPKAGLAELREEFAAQQHAVSQVTTEHQQRQRLQLLLAAESACAIIAVEMQHAGVPWREELHQQILADVLGPRPPLGHRPPALEALCAELRNILNSPSLNPDSPQDLMRALHRNGIEVKSTRQWELQESKHPAIQPLLAYKKLSRLHTANGWSWLDAWVRDGRFHPEYVVGGVVSGRWASRGGGALQIPRNIRAAVHADPGHKLIVADASQLEPRVLVALAQDTKMAEAARDKDLYAGIAAQGFGGDRAKAKIALLGAVYGATTGESGRLMPQLTRTYPRAVGFVEQAAREGEAGRTVTTRLGRSSPPPSAGWLRSQQSTTAEEQRRADNLARSRGRFTRNFVVQGSAAEWAACWLAELRRRLRALRAEGSAAGELVFFLHDEVMVHAPDDAVDACISAIEEAATAAKELMFGRIPVEFPVSVAVVDSYDKAK
- a CDS encoding putative Type II/IV secretion system protein (identified by match to protein family HMM PF00437) — translated: MSRFAEVTRRSQGRKLDSLLLETVRESVLAGSGPVTPSTVAAAVQASGRLLGTAGALEAAETINAELNGLGPLQQLAQDPAVTDIFVNGPDSVWLDRGNGLERASVHFESEQQIRSLATRLVSAGGRRLDDGSPCVDVRLNGGYRVHAVLAPISTAGTLLSIRIRREEVFTLTELRKSGMFPEHVESILRAIMACKLSFLISGATGSGKTTLLSTMLGLSHPAERLVLIEDAAELNPVHPHVVTLESRHGNLEGGGALDLGELVRQALRMRPDRLIVGECRGAEVRELLTALNTGHTGGGGTIHANTAAAVPARLVALGALAGLSAEAVRLQVSSALDVVIHVDRTSAGRKVASIGVVTDIREGQKVVPALSWSVSGMTYGPAWPELASRLALEPFEVDEAPQEREAPAGEPTVGPGLLPMGRHSNGVAP